A portion of the Moraxella ovis genome contains these proteins:
- the rpsK gene encoding 30S ribosomal protein S11 yields the protein MAKDTRSRKKVARRSVSEGIAHIHASFNNTIVTITDRQGNALAWATSGGQGFRGSRKSTPFAAQVAAEVAGKAAQETYGVKNVDVLVKGPGPGRESAVRALGALGYKINSISDVTPIPHNGCRPPKKRRV from the coding sequence ATGGCAAAAGACACTCGTAGCCGCAAAAAAGTGGCACGTCGTTCGGTATCTGAAGGTATCGCCCATATTCATGCGTCTTTTAATAACACCATTGTAACCATTACCGATCGTCAAGGTAATGCATTGGCTTGGGCCACCTCAGGTGGACAAGGCTTCCGTGGTTCACGTAAATCAACGCCTTTCGCTGCACAGGTTGCTGCTGAAGTTGCTGGCAAAGCAGCTCAAGAAACCTACGGCGTAAAAAATGTTGATGTCTTGGTTAAAGGTCCAGGACCAGGTCGTGAGTCTGCGGTTCGTGCATTAGGTGCATTGGGTTATAAAATTAACAGCATCAGCGATGTAACACCAATTCCACACAACGGCTGCCGCCCACCTAAGAAGCGCCGCGTTTAA
- the rpsM gene encoding 30S ribosomal protein S13 encodes MARIAGVNIPDNKHAVISLTYIFGIGRTTAKQILAAVGINETTKIGQLDDAQLDAVRAEVANYATEGDLRREISMNIKRLVDLGCYRGLRHRRGLPVNGQRTKTNARTRKGPRKAIKK; translated from the coding sequence ATGGCTCGTATTGCCGGTGTAAACATTCCGGACAACAAACACGCAGTGATTTCACTAACTTATATTTTTGGTATCGGTCGTACTACCGCTAAGCAAATTCTTGCTGCTGTTGGTATCAACGAAACTACCAAAATTGGTCAGTTAGATGATGCACAGCTAGATGCTGTCCGTGCAGAAGTTGCAAATTACGCTACCGAAGGTGACCTTCGCCGCGAAATTTCAATGAACATCAAGCGTTTGGTCGATTTGGGTTGCTACCGTGGTCTTCGCCACCGTCGTGGTCTACCTGTAAATGGTCAACGTACAAAAACTAACGCGCGTACCCGTAAAGGTCCACGCAAAGCAATTAAAAAGTAA
- the rpmJ gene encoding 50S ribosomal protein L36: MKVQASVKKICGSCKIVRRKGKVLVICSSEPRHKQRQG, translated from the coding sequence ATGAAAGTTCAAGCATCAGTTAAAAAGATTTGCGGCAGCTGTAAAATCGTTCGTCGCAAAGGCAAAGTTCTTGTAATCTGCAGTTCAGAACCGCGCCACAAACAACGTCAAGGTTAA
- the secY gene encoding preprotein translocase subunit SecY, whose amino-acid sequence MSKQSASKSGIPLNPFVFIRKYDELWNRMLFLIGALIVYRLGSHIPVPGMNPIRLAEFFKAGENTFLGMFNMFSGGSLERMSIMALGIMPYISASIVVQMMSVVVPSLEALKKEGEAGRRTLNKYTRQGALALAFVQAIGMSAGLISQNLTLSTGLSFYIPAVTSLVAGAMFLMWLGEQITERGIGNGISMLILASIVASAPGMIGGMFASSTGGSKELLTSFIFILLGVAVTAAIVFIERAQRRVPVNYAQKQQEGRKVYAQQQSHLPLKINMAGVIPAIFASSLLMLPASLGHLSVPTENPTTFQSIIQNMTLVLQPGQPLYLLIFGALIIFFCYFYTALMFNPKEVAENLKRSGAYIPGIRPGQQTKRYLDFVLNRLTFIGAMYMAIICLMPMVVQSWFGNQALPLGGTSLLIMVVVLMDFIAQIQAHLMTHQYHDQTLIKALNN is encoded by the coding sequence GTGTCAAAGCAATCAGCGTCTAAATCAGGCATTCCATTAAATCCATTCGTATTTATTCGTAAATATGATGAATTATGGAATCGTATGCTCTTTTTAATTGGGGCGTTGATTGTTTACCGTCTAGGGTCGCACATTCCTGTGCCTGGGATGAACCCGATCCGTTTGGCAGAATTCTTTAAAGCTGGCGAGAATACCTTTTTAGGTATGTTTAACATGTTCTCAGGTGGTTCACTTGAGCGTATGTCGATCATGGCTTTAGGTATCATGCCATACATTTCAGCATCGATTGTGGTGCAGATGATGTCGGTGGTGGTTCCATCCTTAGAGGCACTCAAAAAAGAGGGCGAGGCAGGGCGTAGAACGCTTAATAAGTACACTCGTCAAGGTGCTTTAGCCCTTGCATTCGTACAAGCGATTGGTATGTCTGCAGGTCTTATTTCACAAAACCTAACCCTTTCTACAGGATTAAGTTTTTATATTCCTGCAGTTACTTCCTTAGTCGCTGGTGCCATGTTCTTAATGTGGCTTGGTGAGCAAATTACTGAGCGTGGCATTGGTAATGGCATCTCAATGCTAATCCTTGCGAGTATTGTAGCGAGTGCACCAGGAATGATTGGTGGTATGTTTGCCAGCAGTACAGGCGGTAGTAAAGAGCTATTAACTTCATTTATCTTTATCCTTTTGGGTGTTGCTGTTACTGCAGCGATTGTATTCATTGAGCGAGCTCAGCGTCGTGTGCCTGTCAACTATGCTCAAAAGCAGCAAGAGGGTCGTAAGGTTTATGCGCAGCAGCAATCTCACTTGCCGTTAAAAATTAATATGGCAGGTGTTATTCCAGCTATTTTTGCCAGCTCTTTGCTTATGCTGCCAGCCAGTCTTGGCCATTTATCAGTACCAACTGAGAATCCAACGACTTTCCAAAGCATCATTCAAAATATGACTTTGGTGTTGCAGCCAGGTCAGCCGTTGTATCTTTTAATTTTTGGTGCACTAATCATTTTCTTCTGTTATTTCTATACAGCTTTAATGTTTAACCCAAAAGAAGTGGCTGAGAACCTAAAGCGTAGCGGCGCTTACATCCCTGGCATTCGCCCTGGACAACAGACAAAACGTTACTTAGACTTTGTTTTAAATCGCCTAACTTTCATTGGTGCCATGTACATGGCGATCATCTGCTTGATGCCAATGGTTGTACAGTCATGGTTTGGTAATCAAGCCTTGCCTTTAGGTGGTACCTCTTTGTTGATCATGGTAGTTGTATTGATGGATTTTATTGCACAAATTCAAGCACACTTGATGACCCATCAATATCATGATCAAACGTTAATTAAAGCACTAAATAACTAA
- the rplO gene encoding 50S ribosomal protein L15 yields the protein MGLRLNELAPALGAKRTAQRRGRGIGSGLGKTGGRGIKGQTSRSGSSIPAGFEGGQMPIYRRLPKFGFTSQMALTTAEVRLSELNKIDGDVVSVESLKAANIIRGDMKRARIILSGEITRAFTFKGVKVTKGAKQAIEAAGGSVEE from the coding sequence ATGGGTCTTCGTTTAAATGAACTTGCACCAGCATTGGGTGCAAAAAGGACAGCTCAGCGCCGCGGCCGTGGTATCGGTTCTGGTCTAGGTAAGACTGGTGGCCGTGGTATTAAAGGTCAAACTTCACGTTCAGGCTCAAGCATCCCAGCAGGTTTTGAAGGCGGTCAAATGCCTATCTATCGCCGTTTGCCAAAATTTGGTTTTACCAGCCAAATGGCGCTTACTACTGCTGAAGTACGTCTTTCTGAATTGAACAAGATTGATGGCGATGTTGTCAGTGTTGAGTCTCTAAAAGCAGCTAACATCATTCGTGGTGACATGAAGCGTGCTCGTATCATCCTATCTGGTGAAATTACTCGTGCCTTTACTTTCAAAGGCGTAAAAGTAACTAAAGGTGCAAAACAAGCAATCGAAGCTGCCGGCGGTAGTGTCGAGGAGTAA
- the rpmD gene encoding 50S ribosomal protein L30 — MKTIKVTQVKSSSHRLASHKACLKGLGLRRIGHTVEVEDTPSVRGMVNRVNYMVKVEEA, encoded by the coding sequence ATGAAAACAATCAAAGTTACTCAAGTAAAATCGAGTAGCCATCGCTTAGCAAGCCACAAAGCTTGTCTAAAAGGCCTAGGGCTACGTCGTATTGGTCATACCGTAGAAGTTGAAGATACTCCTTCAGTTCGCGGTATGGTAAATCGTGTAAATTACATGGTCAAGGTGGAGGAAGCGTAA
- the rpsE gene encoding 30S ribosomal protein S5: MAKVEQTDGLVEKLVAVDRVAKVVKGGRIFSFTALTVVGDGNGRVGFGRGKAREVPAAIQKALEAAKRNMITVELAGHTLQHPINARHGASKVYMQPASEGTGVIAGGAMRAVLEVAGVQNVLAKCYGSTNAANVVQATFKGLRDMVSPDQVAAKRGKSVEEILG, encoded by the coding sequence ATGGCAAAAGTTGAACAAACTGACGGTTTGGTGGAAAAATTGGTTGCCGTTGACCGTGTTGCAAAAGTTGTTAAAGGCGGTCGTATCTTCTCTTTCACCGCATTGACAGTTGTTGGTGATGGTAATGGTCGTGTAGGTTTTGGTCGTGGTAAAGCACGTGAAGTGCCTGCTGCTATCCAAAAAGCTCTTGAAGCTGCTAAGCGCAACATGATTACTGTTGAGCTAGCTGGTCACACACTACAACACCCAATCAATGCTCGTCATGGCGCATCAAAAGTATATATGCAACCTGCCTCAGAAGGTACTGGTGTAATTGCTGGTGGTGCAATGCGTGCTGTTCTTGAAGTTGCTGGCGTTCAAAACGTATTAGCAAAATGCTACGGCTCAACCAATGCAGCTAACGTTGTACAAGCAACTTTCAAGGGTCTTCGTGACATGGTTTCTCCTGATCAAGTTGCAGCGAAACGTGGCAAATCTGTAGAAGAAATTTTGGGCTAA
- the rplR gene encoding 50S ribosomal protein L18 has translation MFDKKSARLRRAKKTRAHIRHLGVNRLTVNRTPRHIYAQVISPTGGVVVAQASTLDASLRSSATGNVEAAKAVGALIAERAKAAGITKVAFDRSGFKYHGRVKALADAARENGLEF, from the coding sequence ATGTTCGATAAAAAATCAGCTCGTCTTCGCCGAGCGAAAAAAACCCGTGCACACATCCGTCACCTAGGTGTAAACCGTTTGACCGTGAATCGCACTCCACGTCATATCTATGCTCAAGTTATCTCGCCAACAGGCGGTGTTGTTGTTGCTCAAGCTTCAACTCTTGATGCTAGCCTACGTTCTAGCGCTACTGGTAACGTTGAAGCAGCAAAAGCTGTTGGTGCGTTGATTGCAGAGCGTGCAAAAGCTGCGGGTATCACTAAGGTTGCATTTGACCGTAGTGGTTTTAAATATCATGGCCGTGTTAAAGCACTAGCTGACGCTGCTCGTGAAAATGGATTGGAGTTCTAA
- the rplF gene encoding 50S ribosomal protein L6, translating into MSRVAKAPVTLPAGTSVTLNGQQVEVKGKNGSLSLRLHDLVELKQEEGVVTLSPVADTKEAWMHTGTVRALVNNMVQGVSNGFERRLQLIGVGYRAQVAGNKVNLNLGFSHPIEYTLPEGVTAESPSQTEIVLKSSDKQKLGQAAAKIRSFRPPEPYKGKGVRYSDEVVLRKEAKKK; encoded by the coding sequence ATGTCTCGTGTGGCTAAAGCCCCAGTAACGTTGCCAGCTGGCACTAGCGTTACTTTGAACGGTCAGCAGGTTGAAGTTAAAGGCAAGAATGGTTCTTTGTCTTTACGCCTGCATGATTTGGTCGAGCTAAAACAAGAAGAAGGTGTTGTTACGCTTTCTCCTGTTGCTGATACCAAAGAAGCGTGGATGCATACCGGCACAGTTCGCGCATTGGTCAATAACATGGTTCAAGGTGTGAGCAACGGTTTTGAGCGTCGCCTACAACTTATCGGTGTTGGTTATCGTGCACAAGTTGCAGGTAATAAAGTAAACCTAAACCTAGGTTTTTCACACCCAATCGAATATACGCTACCTGAAGGTGTAACCGCAGAAAGCCCAAGCCAAACTGAAATCGTTCTAAAATCAAGCGATAAGCAGAAACTTGGTCAAGCAGCTGCGAAAATTCGTAGTTTCCGTCCACCAGAGCCTTACAAAGGTAAAGGTGTTCGCTACAGCGATGAAGTGGTTCTTCGTAAAGAAGCTAAGAAAAAATAA
- the rpsH gene encoding 30S ribosomal protein S8: MSMQDPVADMLTRIRNAQSRNKPSVSMPASKLRKSIADLLVDEGYVTSAEVSEVENGKKVLTIELKYYQGKGVIAELKRYSRPGLRQYRGKDELPSVQKGLGVAIISTSKGIMSDRAARAAGIGGEVIALVA, encoded by the coding sequence ATGAGTATGCAAGATCCTGTTGCTGATATGCTAACCCGCATCCGCAACGCACAATCAAGAAACAAACCATCAGTATCAATGCCTGCTTCTAAGCTACGTAAATCTATCGCTGACCTCTTGGTTGACGAAGGTTATGTGACTAGCGCAGAAGTAAGCGAAGTTGAGAATGGTAAAAAAGTTTTGACTATAGAGTTGAAATACTACCAAGGCAAAGGCGTCATCGCTGAACTTAAGCGTTATAGCCGTCCTGGTCTACGTCAATACCGTGGCAAAGATGAACTTCCAAGCGTACAAAAAGGCTTGGGTGTTGCTATCATCTCTACCAGTAAAGGTATCATGAGTGACCGTGCAGCTCGTGCCGCTGGTATCGGTGGTGAAGTAATTGCGCTAGTTGCTTAA
- the rpsN gene encoding 30S ribosomal protein S14, with protein sequence MAKKSMINRELKREKTVAKYAEKRAELKAIISDINASDEDRLDAMLALQSLPRNSSPVRLRNRCGLTGRPHGYFRKFGLSRNKLRERVMQGDVPGVRKASW encoded by the coding sequence ATGGCTAAGAAAAGCATGATTAATCGCGAATTAAAGCGCGAAAAAACAGTTGCTAAGTACGCCGAAAAGCGTGCAGAGCTAAAAGCAATAATCAGCGACATCAATGCAAGTGATGAAGATCGTCTAGATGCAATGCTAGCACTTCAATCACTACCACGCAACTCTTCTCCAGTGCGCCTGCGTAATCGCTGTGGCCTAACTGGTCGTCCGCATGGTTATTTCCGCAAATTTGGTTTATCACGTAATAAACTACGTGAGCGCGTAATGCAAGGTGATGTACCTGGCGTTCGTAAAGCAAGCTGGTAA
- the rplE gene encoding 50S ribosomal protein L5, protein MARLKSLYNDQLKQKIKDELGLENVMQVPRITKITLNMGVGGAAQDKKLLEGALADMTAIAGQKPVVTKARKSVAGFKIREEWPIGCKVTLRGEQMYEFLDRLIAIAIPRIRDFRGFSAKAFDGRGNYSLGIKEQIVFPEVDFDKIDRIRGLDITITTTAANDDQGRALLKAFGFPFR, encoded by the coding sequence ATGGCAAGATTAAAATCTTTATACAATGACCAGCTAAAGCAAAAAATCAAAGATGAGCTTGGCTTGGAAAATGTTATGCAAGTGCCAAGAATCACCAAAATCACCCTAAACATGGGTGTTGGTGGCGCAGCACAAGATAAAAAACTACTTGAAGGCGCATTAGCAGACATGACTGCAATCGCTGGTCAAAAACCAGTAGTAACCAAAGCACGCAAATCAGTGGCAGGCTTCAAAATCCGTGAAGAATGGCCAATCGGTTGCAAAGTTACACTACGTGGCGAACAGATGTACGAATTCCTAGATCGTCTTATTGCCATTGCGATTCCTCGTATTCGTGACTTCCGTGGTTTTTCAGCAAAAGCATTTGATGGCCGTGGCAACTATTCGCTAGGCATCAAAGAGCAGATCGTTTTCCCAGAAGTTGATTTTGATAAAATCGATCGTATCCGTGGTTTGGACATTACCATCACTACCACTGCTGCTAACGATGATCAAGGTCGTGCATTGCTAAAAGCATTCGGCTTCCCATTCAGATAA
- the rplX gene encoding 50S ribosomal protein L24 codes for MAKLRKGDTVVVIAGKDKGKQGAILAVKADRVKVEGINIVTKHQKPNQMLGKEGGIVKQEAFLHISNVAIYNAATQKADRIAYQVNEEGKKVRIYRSTGEVVATA; via the coding sequence ATGGCAAAGTTACGCAAAGGCGATACCGTGGTTGTGATTGCTGGCAAAGATAAAGGCAAGCAAGGCGCAATTTTGGCGGTTAAAGCAGACCGTGTAAAAGTTGAAGGCATTAACATTGTAACTAAACACCAAAAACCTAATCAAATGCTAGGTAAAGAAGGTGGTATCGTTAAGCAAGAAGCATTTTTACATATTTCAAACGTTGCGATTTATAACGCAGCAACCCAAAAGGCAGATCGTATTGCTTACCAAGTAAACGAAGAGGGCAAAAAAGTCCGCATCTATCGTTCTACTGGTGAAGTAGTGGCGACTGCATAA
- the rplN gene encoding 50S ribosomal protein L14, which translates to MIQTETMLEVADNSGARRVQCIKVLGGSHRRYASVGDIIKVTVKEAIPRGRVKKGDVMNAVVVRTKKGVRRPDGSVLRFDDNAAVILNNNKAPIATRIFGPVTRELRGEQFMKIVSLAPEVL; encoded by the coding sequence ATGATTCAGACTGAAACAATGCTGGAAGTTGCAGATAACAGTGGTGCAAGACGTGTACAGTGCATTAAAGTACTGGGTGGCTCGCATCGTCGTTACGCATCAGTTGGCGACATTATCAAGGTAACGGTTAAAGAAGCCATTCCTCGTGGTCGTGTTAAAAAAGGCGACGTGATGAATGCGGTCGTTGTACGTACCAAAAAAGGCGTACGTCGTCCAGATGGTTCTGTACTACGTTTTGATGACAACGCGGCAGTTATTCTAAACAATAACAAAGCCCCGATTGCAACTCGTATTTTTGGACCTGTTACCCGTGAACTACGTGGTGAACAATTCATGAAAATTGTTTCACTAGCACCAGAAGTACTGTAA
- the rpsQ gene encoding 30S ribosomal protein S17, whose amino-acid sequence MSENTQTQEVGVVTGKVISNKMDKSITVLVERQIRHPVYGKQIRRSTKLKAHDENNVCQEGDIVRIKETRPISKTKTWTLVDVVGTAVKI is encoded by the coding sequence ATGAGCGAGAACACCCAAACTCAAGAAGTTGGCGTTGTAACTGGTAAAGTAATCAGCAACAAGATGGACAAGTCTATCACCGTTCTGGTTGAGCGCCAAATTCGCCACCCAGTGTATGGCAAACAAATTCGCCGTTCTACTAAGCTTAAAGCTCATGACGAGAACAATGTTTGTCAAGAAGGCGATATCGTTCGTATCAAAGAAACTCGTCCTATCTCAAAGACCAAAACTTGGACTTTAGTAGACGTGGTTGGGACTGCGGTAAAAATTTAA
- the rpmC gene encoding 50S ribosomal protein L29 — MKTNELREKSVEELAQLLDEKQLDAFRLRMAKATGQLGNTHEVKANRRTIAKILTLINEKQRGDA; from the coding sequence ATGAAAACCAACGAATTACGCGAAAAATCAGTAGAAGAGTTGGCTCAATTGCTTGACGAAAAGCAGCTTGATGCATTCCGTCTGCGTATGGCAAAAGCTACGGGTCAGCTAGGCAACACTCACGAAGTTAAAGCAAATCGTCGTACGATTGCAAAAATCTTAACTTTGATTAACGAAAAACAAAGAGGCGACGCATGA
- the rplP gene encoding 50S ribosomal protein L16, which yields MLQPKRTKFRKMHKGRNTGLAQRGNTVAFGEIGLKSIGRGRMTARQIEAARRTITRRIKRGGKIWIRVFPDKPITEKPLEVRMGKGKGPVEYWVAEIKPGKMLYEIQGVSEELAREALTLASAKLPFKTTIVKRTVM from the coding sequence ATGTTGCAACCAAAACGTACCAAATTCCGTAAAATGCACAAAGGTCGTAATACTGGCCTTGCCCAACGTGGTAACACTGTTGCATTTGGCGAAATTGGTCTAAAATCTATCGGTCGTGGTCGTATGACTGCTCGTCAAATTGAAGCAGCTCGTCGTACCATCACTCGTCGCATTAAGCGTGGCGGTAAAATCTGGATTCGTGTTTTCCCAGACAAGCCTATTACCGAAAAACCATTGGAAGTTCGTATGGGTAAAGGTAAAGGTCCAGTAGAGTACTGGGTAGCTGAAATCAAGCCAGGCAAAATGCTTTACGAAATCCAAGGTGTTAGCGAAGAATTGGCGCGTGAAGCTCTAACTTTGGCATCAGCGAAGCTACCTTTCAAAACGACTATTGTTAAACGGACGGTTATGTAA
- the rpsC gene encoding 30S ribosomal protein S3, with translation MGQKVHPIGIRLGVIKKHNANWYANPKQYSEYLLNDFKVRDFLRNKLKEAMVSNISIERPTGAAKITIHSARPGVIIGKQGADIEALQKELTKIMGVPAQVNIQEITQPDLDARLVAVGIANQLERRVMFRRAMKRAVQNSMRSGAQGIKVELSGRLGGAEIARTEWYREGRVPLHTLRADIDYAEVRAETTYGTIGVKVWIFRGEILDGMNSAYNPVVEEKARAPKRRGRTNNRRNSDKG, from the coding sequence ATGGGTCAAAAAGTTCATCCTATTGGTATTCGCTTGGGCGTTATCAAAAAGCACAATGCAAACTGGTATGCAAACCCAAAGCAATACTCAGAGTATTTGCTAAACGACTTTAAAGTGCGTGACTTCTTGCGCAATAAGCTAAAAGAAGCAATGGTCAGCAACATCAGCATCGAGCGTCCTACTGGCGCAGCTAAAATTACCATCCATTCAGCACGTCCTGGTGTGATCATTGGTAAGCAAGGCGCTGACATCGAAGCACTTCAAAAAGAGCTCACCAAAATCATGGGTGTTCCTGCACAAGTGAACATTCAAGAGATCACTCAACCTGACCTAGATGCTCGTCTAGTAGCTGTTGGCATCGCTAACCAGCTAGAGCGTCGTGTGATGTTCCGTCGTGCGATGAAACGCGCTGTACAAAACAGCATGCGTTCAGGCGCTCAAGGTATTAAAGTTGAACTATCTGGTCGTCTAGGCGGTGCTGAAATTGCTCGTACTGAGTGGTATCGTGAAGGTCGTGTACCTCTACATACGCTTCGTGCTGACATCGATTACGCAGAAGTGCGTGCAGAAACTACTTACGGTACTATCGGTGTTAAAGTTTGGATTTTCCGTGGTGAGATTCTAGATGGCATGAACAGCGCCTATAACCCAGTGGTTGAAGAGAAGGCTCGCGCACCAAAACGCCGTGGCCGTACCAACAACCGTCGTAATTCAGACAAGGGGTAA
- the rplV gene encoding 50S ribosomal protein L22 yields the protein MEVTAKLRGAAISAQKVRLVADEVRGKPIERALDILTFSNKKGAKLVKKCLQSAIANAEHNNGLDIDTLRVSTIYVDEGITLKRIMPRAKGRADRISKRTCHITVKVGA from the coding sequence ATGGAAGTAACTGCAAAATTACGTGGTGCCGCCATTTCGGCACAAAAAGTAAGATTGGTTGCGGACGAAGTTCGTGGTAAGCCAATTGAGCGCGCTTTAGACATCTTGACCTTCAGCAACAAAAAAGGTGCTAAATTGGTCAAAAAATGCCTACAATCAGCAATTGCTAACGCTGAGCACAACAACGGTCTAGATATTGACACACTGCGTGTATCTACCATCTACGTTGATGAAGGCATCACTTTGAAGCGTATTATGCCCCGTGCCAAAGGTCGTGCTGACCGTATCAGCAAGCGCACTTGTCACATCACTGTTAAAGTAGGAGCATAA
- the rpsS gene encoding 30S ribosomal protein S19 produces the protein MPRSLKKGPFIDAHLFAKVEDALESNNRKPIKTWSRRSMILPQMVGLTISVHNGRTHVPVIVNEQMVGHKLGEFAPTRSYRGHGVDKKSKR, from the coding sequence ATGCCTCGTTCATTGAAAAAAGGTCCATTTATCGATGCGCATTTGTTTGCTAAGGTTGAAGACGCTCTAGAAAGCAACAACCGCAAGCCGATCAAAACTTGGTCTCGTCGCTCGATGATTCTACCACAAATGGTAGGTCTAACCATCTCAGTTCACAATGGCCGTACTCACGTGCCAGTTATCGTGAATGAGCAAATGGTTGGCCATAAACTTGGTGAATTCGCTCCGACCCGTTCATACCGCGGTCACGGCGTTGATAAGAAATCTAAGAGATAA
- the rplB gene encoding 50S ribosomal protein L2: MPIVKAKPTSPGRRFVEKVVHPHLYKGRPYAPLVESKAKTGGRNNNGRITTRHIGGGHKQHYRLIDFKRNKDGIIATVERIEYDPNRTAHIALLKYADGERRYIIAPKKLAVGDQVQSGEGSPIRPGNCLPLKNIPVGTVIHNIELKIGKGAQIARSAGAAVQLLGRDGAYVIVRLRSGETRRIHANCRAVIGEVSNTENNLKSLGKAGASRWRGVRPTVRGTAMNPIDHPHGGGEGRNFGKHPTSPWGQKAKGLKTRSNKRTDSMIIRRRRAKK; the protein is encoded by the coding sequence ATGCCTATCGTAAAAGCAAAACCTACGTCACCAGGTCGCCGCTTTGTTGAAAAAGTAGTGCATCCACACCTTTATAAAGGTCGTCCTTATGCACCGCTTGTTGAATCAAAAGCTAAAACTGGTGGCCGTAACAACAACGGCCGTATCACTACCCGTCATATCGGTGGTGGTCACAAGCAACACTATCGTCTGATTGACTTTAAGCGCAATAAAGACGGCATCATTGCAACTGTTGAACGCATTGAATACGATCCAAACCGTACCGCGCACATCGCACTATTGAAGTACGCAGATGGTGAGCGTCGTTATATCATTGCACCTAAAAAATTGGCTGTAGGCGATCAGGTTCAATCTGGTGAGGGCTCTCCAATCCGCCCAGGTAACTGTTTGCCACTTAAAAATATCCCAGTGGGTACTGTTATTCACAACATCGAACTAAAAATTGGCAAAGGCGCGCAAATCGCTCGTTCTGCTGGTGCAGCGGTTCAATTGTTGGGTCGTGACGGTGCTTATGTGATCGTTCGTTTGCGTTCTGGCGAAACTCGTCGTATCCACGCAAACTGCCGCGCGGTTATTGGTGAAGTTTCTAACACTGAAAATAACCTAAAATCACTTGGTAAAGCAGGTGCATCGCGCTGGCGTGGCGTTCGTCCTACCGTTCGTGGTACTGCGATGAACCCGATTGATCACCCGCATGGTGGTGGTGAAGGACGTAACTTTGGTAAACATCCAACCAGTCCTTGGGGTCAGAAAGCTAAGGGTCTTAAGACTCGTTCTAACAAGCGTACTGACAGTATGATCATCCGTCGCCGTCGTGCCAAGAAATAA
- the rplW gene encoding 50S ribosomal protein L23 gives MSNARLYQVLKAPVFSEKSQRLGDSLGVQVFKVDSNATKREIKQAVELMFEGVEVVKVNTLNTKGKTKRFGRVVGKRSDVKKAYVTLKAGSDVQIGAGEEVTSETATNE, from the coding sequence ATGAGTAACGCAAGATTGTATCAAGTGCTAAAAGCACCTGTATTCTCTGAAAAATCTCAACGTCTAGGCGATAGCCTTGGTGTACAGGTTTTCAAAGTTGACAGCAATGCTACTAAGCGTGAGATCAAACAAGCAGTTGAACTAATGTTTGAAGGTGTTGAAGTTGTTAAAGTAAACACTTTGAATACTAAAGGTAAAACTAAGCGTTTTGGTCGTGTGGTTGGTAAGCGTTCAGACGTGAAAAAAGCGTATGTTACCCTAAAAGCAGGTTCAGACGTACAAATCGGTGCTGGTGAAGAAGTCACTAGTGAAACAGCGACTAACGAATAA